In the Rhododendron vialii isolate Sample 1 chromosome 2a, ASM3025357v1 genome, TCCCCATTCTCTCCCCTAGAGGaaacaaatttgttttgttaaaggAAATAGTTCAGTGGGGAAATTAGACTTGGAATGAAACTAAACAAATATAAAGGACAAGAACAGTACCTCAGGAACATCAAACTGTCCCCAGCAGCTAATCTTTTTGATGTAACAAACGCACTCCATCCTGTTGTAAGCAAATGCCTCTTGGGTTGTCCTTCACATTTTAAATGCATAGGTGAAATGAGGTCTCAGGTGCTCAAAGACAGTGTAAGAACTTTTGTTTATTAACCTGCAAACATTTGATCATATAAGGGTACTTCCTGTTATTAGTCTCTATGATCAAAGAAAGATGTTGTTCTCTTCTCCTAAATCACAGCTGCAAAATCCTTTGCTGTCAGTTCCTGCATAGGTGATTGCTGATTCATATCATGAACAAGGATAGCAAGTAGTTCAATCAACAAAATGGCAATAATGAAAGAACTGGACAAATTTGtcttcagaaaaagaaaaaaagaactgaaCAATGTCAAAACAAGTTCAACATGAGGAGGATTTTACCAGCGCAAGGAGGCATTCACTGGCGTGCCATCGAAGAACAGAAAATCCACCATGAGTGCTAGTATCAGAGGCAGTTAAAACCTTGCAGAATGATTTAAGCATTGGCGTCAGAGGTTCCAGATTG is a window encoding:
- the LOC131317959 gene encoding auxin response factor 11-like isoform X2, with the protein product MVVQNCIASRSVLAEQDTDDVYARITLVPEQDQSEPTSPDSYNLEPLTPMLKSFCKVLTASDTSTHGGFSVLRWHASECLLALELTAKDFAAVI